Genomic DNA from Peribacillus simplex NBRC 15720 = DSM 1321:
TATCAACATCCATTAATACTCCCGCATCATCTACATTCATGTATTGCTTTTCGTAACCGCCCAGTACCACACGCAAATTACTTTCTGGATTGGTTTCGAGAATTTTCTGTTTCACTTCGCTTGATAATTTAATGGGATGGCCGCCTTTATAATCAAAGCTGGGAATAACCACGTTTCCTTTGTGTTTTGCTAGTAGCTGAACAGTCTCTTTTTTTACAAGCGGACAATCGCCGGGTGTTATAAAGAAGGTTGGGGCATTTACTTCGTTGCAGCCCTTTTGAATGGAATGAAACATTCCCTGGTTAAAGTTTTCATTATAAACAAACTTGATCTGAAATGAATAGGCATTTTCACTGATAATTTTGACAATTTCCTCTTGGATGATTTCCGCTTGAAATCCAGCTACGACGATGACCCTGCTGCATAATCCTTCAAATTTAGAGATCGTTTGCTCCAACACGCTCATTTGCCCCATCGGCAAAGTCATTTTAAATGCATTCGCTCGGCTGGAATATCCAGCAGCTAGGACGATTGCTTCCATATTTGTCACCTTCTACCTATCATTTTTCTTAAATCCCACAATAAAATCACAAGCGGAGGAAGGATTTGCTGTATGGACTATTAAGAGAACATAGTGTTTTTTCTTTATATGCGTAAAAACCTGATTATATTACTTATTAAAAAACTTGATACTATTTTTAAATTATCAAAAGATATAAAGAGACAATACATAGTCCTTATTTTAAGAGAATGAGTGTCAAGTATTGACCAAGGTTTAATCGAAGAAGCTAAAATTATTGAATTATCAGAGAACGATAAATTTTTTAGAATATAAAGAAGCCTTTGCTCTAATGAGCAAAGACTTTTTGTTGACGAGTTTCTTCTATAGTACACCCGTCGAAGCCTCTAATCGACTACATATTTGCATAAGTGATGACGAACGCTTCTTGGCTGAGCCACACACAAAGAGAGATGAGTTCATCTGCTTGATACTTAATAGATCGCTGTACAAACCCAACTTGTTTGGCGATTTCTTGTAGGACTATTGCCTCCATTTCTCAAATCTTTTTTCAATCTTGCGGACTACTTCAGTCAAAGCCACCCCAGACAAAGCATGATGAGAATGCCTACCATCAGTTTATCCGTTTGGAAGGTCGATCCGGCGACCGCCATCATAAACCCGATTCCGGCGGTTGCCGCATAGAGTTCCCCAACAACAATCCCGATCAGGGTATGCCCCAATCCTAAGCGCAGCCAGTCAAGATTACTGGAATCGTTGCGGGAAAAGCGACCGTCAGAAAGGTTTGCTGATCCTTCGCCCCGAAGGATCGAACGCCTTTGATCAAATCGGCATCGACCGTTCGCATCCCGTAACGGTGTTTACCAGGATAGGAAATATCAATCCCAAAAATATAAAGGCAATTTTTGAGCCCATTCCAATCCGAAAGAAATCATCAGCAGCGGCAGCAAGGCGATTCTGGGCGTAGCGTATAAGGCGGATACGAATGGATCCAGCACGGTGCTTATTTACCGTACCAACCCATGGCAATCCCCAGCAAAATCCCGCTTACGCGCAGGTCATTGTACATCCCATTTAATTTTAACAAATAATAGAAGGTCTTTATGAAAGGCATTGTCGTTAGAAGTCTCC
This window encodes:
- a CDS encoding ABC transporter permease subunit, with the translated sequence MRTVDADLIKGVRSFGAKDQQTFLTVAFPATIPVILTGCA
- a CDS encoding nucleotidyltransferase family protein, producing MEAIVLAAGYSSRANAFKMTLPMGQMSVLEQTISKFEGLCSRVIVVAGFQAEIIQEEIVKIISENAYSFQIKFVYNENFNQGMFHSIQKGCNEVNAPTFFITPGDCPLVKKETVQLLAKHKGNVVIPSFDYKGGHPIKLSSEVKQKILETNPESNLRVVLGGYEKQYMNVDDAGVLMDVDTPEDYQKAIDYDNALNFSK